Genomic segment of Panicum virgatum strain AP13 chromosome 9N, P.virgatum_v5, whole genome shotgun sequence:
CTTAGTTAGTTGTGTACTGTTCTAAAAAtctcaaaccaaattttgttagactccttgtgaggtgtagttttcagtggtgcaacttgttcatatgtttccttgctgtttatcaaagttttagcttgttttcATATGCTTtatctgaaaatggtttaatatagaacttttttctggaaagtgagaaaatagtaaaaccaattttgttagttttgttttcttgtctagcTTCTGTGGTAATTTTCTTAGATTTTTTTCAGTtaagtttgcatgccttttctgaATTTACTTGTATAGGATAGCCGAAACTTGTAACATTAATAGTTAAttctaggaaaatgcttttgctgtaAATCCAATTTTCATGAGATCCTTGTAATGTCCTCTGCATGTTTAATTTAATttgtgatttatgcttgttgtaTAAGTTTATTTGCTAATTCTTGATCTAGCTTTTCTGTTCGCGTGTACGATAGTGATTGTTTGTCGTCGCGCGTGTTACGTTTGTGCATCATCGCATATGTGCCATTCATTATGCATGTCTTATCACCCTTGCATAATCTAGGGTATCACACTAATGCATGCATCTcatttcatgcatagcatttctTGCACAATCATGGCGTCATGCTAATTCTGGcatctcattcatgcattatagtgactgaaccgtcggaggtcgaatccgtggagcccaccgagtccgtggagcctgaacccggagccccgttcgtggtcgagtcggaagttaacccaggcaagcagctaagcatattccttgcacctacttaatctgatttagtttagctatctcaccgggtaatgttgggttatatatattatgtatgtattgcatttttatACCTATCTTTATGCATAATCCATCCTTCATTTGTTATTCATatccttggcactagttagacagttaataacttaatctgactagatgcttagccctgcttagaatactcatattacttgctagaaaggaatggtttggagtatcacacttaccgaGAGTTCTTGATCGCACTTGTTTGGTTTGGTGTCTAGTAAAGTAAtagtaccgagattcgagcggaatggtagggcctagagaatgaagtcacatgggcatagtccgcttggatcgattaaggaccgagttgatgccatcggccttgagcacctttccgtgctaccacatatccaatataatggaacggatgagccaattaccttctttgactttaTCATTGAGGCCCGGTCCCAGATACGTGGCCatgggctatgcagggaggcttagcgGGTCCCCGAGTGGACCCATGTGTAGGAATATTTAGAGATGTCCTCGGTGGAACTATGTCTCCACGCGtaagctgggcgtaccctcaacggtcgagccatgttgggaacggttgacgtgagtacccccttatccaactttggccggttgggtgagtcgcatggtccttgcgtcgtgtgggtaaagtagtacacccttgcaaggatataatcaattcgaattgccgcgctctcggatatgagcaagctcttggttcgtcgaattcttcatagagagtttcggtattgttggCTTTGGTATCATATCATGTTGAGGATCTTTTATAGTATATTACTCttttaatcaactaaaagtgtttggggtTTGGGCAAGATTAtttaattctgataggtgatagcatagagagctaatgcttatgcaataattacttaaccttaaagcttttacttgagccattgcatTATCCTTGTCTATTTAtttgcgtaagtcttgcggagtacctttgtactcagggtgcttctaaccctagttgcaggtgaacccgaagtggtgttcggccacttctaccccgccgatttaggcgcgggggaggagtaggtcgttgaggctgggatggtgtccttgagcaagacatcATCATTGTAGTAAGTTTCTTCGTAATCGAACTCCGTGAGAGtatgtaaatataataatccTTAAGTTTCTGATTAATATGGTTTCCGTGAGCCCAAGGTTTGTAATGAAGTTAGGGTGAACCCACCTATATCAAATTTGTAATAATAAGTGAATAAAAttgctctttgtggatcatcAGCAATGTATGCGTTGGTATaacggtacgtgtgcttaatcctgggcatgtggcaaacacgtaccgggactaccgggttTGCTCTCGTTCTGGGTGAAGTGTGTTGATTAAGTGCCTCTAAGGCGTGGATTAGCATGTGGCGTGTCGAGAGACGGACACGTGCTAGCCCTCGTCTTAaaggattaatcaataatttcacctaaaccgagggtaaattgggcggttctcacattcTGCACAGACAAATTACAAATTTCTAATCAGCGGATCGTCTCTTGGACCGAACCAAGAATGTCAGGAATGACGAACCTGGAGGAGTCGCCAGACGGAGTCTTGCGAGCTGCAATTGGCGACCCTCTCGCCGCCGAGGAGCTGCCCGACCCTGCGCTCCAGGAAGCGGAGCTTGTGTTCCAGGCCGCCAGGCGCGAGTCGCGCGTCGGCCCCCACCCTCGCCACGACCTCCGGCGACAGCTTGGGCCCAAACCCCCTCGCCGCGGCCTCCGGGACGAGCCCCGTGTCCACCCAGAGCAGGAGCAAGAACCCAAGAACCGTGGCCGCGTAGAGCGCCGAGTCATGCGAACCCCCGGCGGCCCTCGCCCCGCCCCcgcgggccgcggccgccgcctgccgcctggACTTGGCCGTGGACCGCatcggcggcgtcgacggcggctCGGTGAGctcggaccccgccccggcgccgcggtggcggcAGAAGAGCGCGGGCCGCCGGCccccgctggcggcggcgcgaagaaCCTGCGCGCGGAGGCCGCCTCGGGCGCGCGGACCAGGTCCCGCGTGGCGTCGATGCTGGCGAGGCACATCTCGCAGGCGCAGTTGGCGTCCTTGCGGCACCCGGGGTAGTAGCAGCTgtcccccgcgcgcgccgcccacgGCAcgacggcggacggcggcgtccCCGTGGAGGCGGGGGCGGACGGGTGGGAGttggaggagcaggaggaggccgtgCTGGAGCCGCGCGACGTGGTGGGCGTGCAGCCagtggccgccgcggccaccggtGGGGGTGGATCCGTCTCCCTCTCGCCGTCCATCGGTTCGTCGGTCGTTTGGTTGGTGGGTTGGGACTTGGGATCGGCGTTATGCCGTGGCCCGGCGATCAGGGAGGCGTGGGGTTCCAAATTTGAAGCGGCGTGGCGGCGCAACTGCATGTGCATCTGCGAGAGCAACGGTCGACTCGGGGAGTCGGGGCAGCCATCCCTTTATTTTCGTGGCAGGCAGGGCCAGTCGGCCAGATCTGGACGACGGGAACTGAATGAACTCGTGTTGAATTGAATGGATGGATCGATTGAGCAAGAGATGCGGCCCGCTAACAGTTCTGGGCCTCTGTCCACTTAGATCATGCATTCATCCTCCTGGTGGCCGCCGGCCTATTAATAAGTTGTATAGTAGTATGATGCGAGTACAAAAGGCCCACAAACCATCTGCTgattcctctcaaaaaaaaaatctgcagaTGGCGGAACCAAACTGAACAACACGACGCACCCCACGCACGACGTTGTTGTTCCGGCCAGggatgccgctgccgctgccctgGACGACTACGACTGACACTCCCGCACGCACTCCGCCGCGAACGCGACAAGGCAGAgcaggcacgcgcgcggggcggcAAGGCAAATCGTGTGGGCGTGGAGGACGGCTAACCGCCGGGGCCGCCCCCCGGGGCCCGGGGGCGGTGCACGCAAGCAGAGCCATTGTCCATGGGGGCTGGAAAGCCTCCGGTGCGTCGCGTCGCTCCGACGACGGGATCGGGCGGGGTAGGACAGCGCCTGGCCGGCGCACCGCGTCCCGCGGCGACCACGTGTGAGGTGTGACGCTCCAGGGTGGTGGGCCTGGCTtctggtgctggtggtggttgTGGCGTACGGTGAAATCGAGCCCAAATCATAATCTTTTCAGACGTTCTCTTGGACCTCACCATGAATATTTCTCGAGAAAATTTGGCCACCTTTCTCAGTCTAGCTCATAACTAGCCACATGTATGAAAGCAGTTGCCACTAAAagaatgttttctttttttgttacaAACAAGGGATAGACCTATGGGTGatggtggactggtggtggtggttgagAACCGAGTCGAGGATAGACCTATGGAATCTCCAATTTCTCCCAAAAGATtcaggaacaaaaaaaaaggcattAACTACCTTTTCTGAAAAGAAAATTGTATCCCCTCTTCTCGCGGTTGATGTACTATATCTATCTGTGCGTCTCCGGAAAAACTTGGGATCGATCGCCATTTTTCTGCATGTGCGTCGAGAGCGAGAACTCTGAAAACAACTGATGAAAACGCCGTGCTTGTTGGTGTTTGACTTTTGAGAGAAGTTGTGAGATGATGATCATTTAACCGGTTTCGAGAAGAAACCGAGCGCGATCTCCCTCGAGGACAGATTCCCGGGTGGGGAGGCGAGCGCGGAAGAGATTCTGATCGGATCAACAAACAGATCATACGATAGCAATATCTGTCGAAGGAAATCCGGAAACGAACGGACCACGTCGCCGTCGGCGACAATGAAGGTGAGAGCCTGACCATCAGAGCGCCGGCACGGTCAGGGCCTCCGGAACGTGACCCAACGGCTGATCCGGGAACCAGGTGGCCTCATCAGTTCAGTTCAGGGTGTAAAGCAAATCCAAATCGTTCGAGGGcgatttcttaaaaaaaatatgcGGATGTTTCTTCTCCGTCTAGGCCGAGGCTGGGCGAAGAACACGGACGTGCTCGCACGCTATGGCCACTACCATCggggcgccgggcggcggcggacccggTCCACTGCTGCCTCGGGGTCGCCTGCGGAGTACGAAGAGAGTGTCACGGCGAACAACGCGCGTTCGACGCAGGCCACCTGGTGCGCGGAGATGCTGGCTGTTGAGGTACGGTGCAGCGTGCAAGCTGCCGCCGGCGATGTCATCGCCGTCGCGGGAGGCGACGACGCAGACGATCGAGTTTGATCCAAGAACAGCCAGATCATTTTATACATCCGATGCATATAAGCTAATTGATTTCTCGATTGATCAAAGCCATAATCTCAAAGGTTTGGTTGATTGATCCTTACATATATGTACAAACTGGTTCAAAAATCAAAGCTTACATAGAAGTCGCAAACACCCATGGCGCTCGATCTGACGAAGAACGCTAGCACCAGCGCCTAGCTAGTGATCGAGAGGAAGCGGGAAGCCGAAGCTATGCAGTTTACCTCGCGATATATCCAGCGCCTGGCGGCCTGGCTAGAGGAAGCCAagcacgacgccgccgcctcgagctcGATCACGATCAGAGCCCGATGGAGAGCGGCGAGGAGCGGTGGTGACCCTGGCCCCCCGCCGACCGCGACGGGTCTGCCGCCGCCTTCTTCCAGGACGCGGTGCGCAGCATCTGGCGCATGCCGTCGGCGACGCGCCCCGCGGGCCCGCCGCTCTTGAGCGTGCGGCAGATGGCCATGTGCGCGCGCACGGCCTCCTCCACgccgggcgccgcgccgcccgcgcgcttgCCGGCCTCGTACTTGACGCTCTCCGAGCACAGCCCGCACAGCCACCTGCCCCCGAAGTAGGCCCGCACGCCGGCGGTGTACTCGCCCGTGCAATCCTCCTCCAGCCCGCAGCACTCGCAGCTGACCGCCTCCACCTCCATGGCCACTCCCTCGCACACCTCCAACAAATTCAGGCTCCTGCTGATCGCTTCCTGGACTTCAAGAGCTTTTGTTTTTTGAATGGTGACTGCAAGAGCTTTCTGAATTCGTGCGATCCAAGATGCCAACTCGATCGAGAACTGGGCGCAGGCTGATGTTCTTGCTTGTGAAGTGGAGCTATGCGGTGTTTGTGCTTCTCCCCCCTGGATTGGCTTGGCGTGTTTATATGGGTTCTTTGGAAGGGGAGGGGCGGCTCTGCTACAGCGCCTGACGCCGATGCTTGCATGGCACCTGTCGCTGTCCGACGACCGGCGCAATTAACCGCATTGTTTTCGCCGGGAAAGACCGGCCTTTTTGGCACATGGAGGGCGCGCCATCAGATGATGGGAAACATGTCAGGCCATCTAGAGCTCTCACTCCTCTAGTCCTCTGCAGGTAGTACGTGCAGTACAGAGACAAGGTCCTGCCTGCAGCAGCCTGCTTGATCGATTCTGCCCTGAACAAcagggaaaaagaagaaagaaacatCAAAGACTGCTTCGTGCAGTAGGGGTACCCAGTGCCTACGCATTAGTCTGCTGATCGCGTCATTAGCATTGATTATCCACATGGACACATGATGGCGCTTTTGTCAAAAGACGAACTCGAGGTTTTGGGTCAAAGTACGAGCGAATTATGTGGTCTCTGCCCTTGCTCGTAGGGAAGCCCAGGCTGCTGCTGATTTCTTCTACGCCGTTAGCTTGTAGCAAAGGGCATGTGGTGGCAGTGGAATCTAGCTCATCAGACGTGCAAAACTTTTCAAAAAGTTGGCCGATCGACATGGCCTACCTCAGCTCGGAAATTGatcaagcatgcatgcatgcaaattaAAACCCTGCTGCAGCTGCAAAGAAACATCATCTGCCGACTCCGGGCCAGACATGCCGAGTTATCAGTGATTCAGTTTCAGTGTGGCCAACAAATGCTACCGAGCAGCTGGCACAGCCACCTAGCAGTCTAGCACTGCAGGACAGCACGGGCAGCCAGCCCCATGGTTCTCGACTTCAGAGATGAGGCCAATGCCTGACGCCTGATGCCCTCCCTGAAGG
This window contains:
- the LOC120690125 gene encoding uncharacterized protein LOC120690125 produces the protein MEVEAVSCECCGLEEDCTGEYTAGVRAYFGGRWLCGLCSESVKYEAGKRAGGAAPGVEEAVRAHMAICRTLKSGGPAGRVADGMRQMLRTASWKKAAADPSRSAGGQGHHRSSPLSIGL